Proteins found in one Bremerella volcania genomic segment:
- a CDS encoding CpaF family protein: protein MRSAATDPKASNSKQAEFENLKRKIHGKLVDKLDLSKIGELEGEVLRREIRLVVEHLCDTEETLLNRTERERLIEEVLDETFGLGPLELLLKDHGISDILINGPHQIYCEKGGKLELSSVKFRDNEHLLQIIDRIVSKVGRRVDETCPMVDARLPDGSRFNAIIPPLALDGAAVSIRRFGSNPLKLEDLLNYKAFTPEMVMLLEGAIKARLNIIISGGTGSGKTTLLNTLSSFISGAERIVTIEDAAELQLQQEHVVRLETRPPNVEGKGGVTATDLVKNALRMRPERIIIGECRGAETLDMLQAMNTGHEGSMTTIHSNTPRDAIARIETLISMSGFELPVKAMRQQIASAVDLIIQANRLQGGPRRVTHITEVIGMEQETVVMQDIYRYEQSGIDETGRARGRFISTGVRPNFMERLESAGVRLPASAFRERMMLED from the coding sequence ATGCGATCAGCGGCAACGGATCCTAAAGCATCGAACTCGAAACAAGCGGAATTCGAAAACCTCAAGCGTAAAATCCACGGGAAGCTTGTGGACAAGCTCGACCTTTCGAAGATCGGCGAGTTGGAAGGGGAAGTTCTGCGGCGAGAGATTCGCCTGGTGGTCGAACACCTGTGCGATACGGAAGAGACTCTGCTCAATCGCACCGAACGGGAACGTCTGATTGAAGAAGTTCTGGACGAAACGTTCGGCCTTGGTCCGCTGGAGTTGCTGCTGAAGGATCACGGGATCAGCGATATTCTGATCAACGGTCCGCACCAGATCTACTGCGAAAAGGGTGGCAAGCTCGAATTGAGCAGCGTCAAGTTTCGCGACAACGAACACCTCCTGCAAATTATTGACCGCATCGTATCGAAGGTAGGTCGGCGCGTCGACGAAACCTGCCCGATGGTCGACGCGCGTCTCCCCGACGGGTCGCGTTTTAACGCAATCATTCCGCCGCTTGCCCTTGATGGAGCGGCGGTTTCCATTCGTCGGTTCGGTTCCAACCCGCTGAAGTTGGAAGACCTTTTGAACTACAAAGCGTTCACGCCAGAAATGGTGATGCTGCTGGAAGGGGCCATCAAGGCTCGTTTGAACATCATCATCTCCGGGGGTACCGGTTCTGGTAAGACGACGCTTTTGAATACGCTGTCGAGCTTCATTAGCGGCGCCGAACGTATCGTGACGATCGAAGACGCGGCGGAACTTCAGCTGCAACAGGAACACGTCGTGCGGCTGGAAACACGCCCGCCAAACGTCGAAGGGAAGGGTGGCGTCACCGCGACCGACCTGGTGAAAAACGCCCTGCGTATGCGTCCTGAACGAATCATCATCGGTGAGTGTCGTGGTGCCGAAACGCTCGACATGCTACAGGCCATGAACACGGGTCACGAAGGTTCGATGACCACGATTCACTCCAATACGCCGCGTGACGCGATCGCCCGTATCGAAACGCTCATTTCGATGTCCGGCTTTGAATTGCCGGTCAAAGCGATGCGACAGCAGATCGCCAGCGCCGTCGACTTGATCATTCAGGCCAACCGTCTGCAAGGTGGTCCGCGACGCGTGACCCACATCACCGAAGTGATCGGGATGGAGCAGGAAACGGTCGTCATGCAAGACATTTATCGTTACGAGCAATCCGGAATTGATGAAACGGGCCGCGCACGTGGCCGCTTCATCTCGACCGGCGTTCGCCCCAACTTCATGGAACGTCTTGAATCGGCCGGCGTTCGCTTGCCGGCCAGTGCCTTCCGTGAACGTATGATGCTTGAAGACTAA
- a CDS encoding nucleotide-binding protein — protein sequence MSNVLRVALVDPKDSSRESLKSTLLGMDIVWLEAECSRYEFFADVVGQTNPDIGIVAIDSDPEKAIRLIREVHENTPECSILVISGSSDGQLILKAMRAGAKEFLTQPLDIEDLVSALERIGHHRFGKGESKTRGCKVITVCGATGGVGSTSMAVNLGCILAAQEGNNVALIDLDLALGDSDVFLDTIPDYTLLDVAQNIKRLDFNLLKRSLTRHSSGLYLLPRPVQLQEEAPISPDDLSRVIGLMKATFTHLIIDTSKSYSSLDIVAMQEANINLMTIQLDLPCLRNVVRLMMSFSEIDGMKEKTKVIVNRVGLDNGEISLKKAQETIGSEIYWQIPNEYRVMVEVRNNGVPLIEQAPRAGITQALIGLAESLSGDGTKKNAGGKSGIGRWFGFLSSKGEKAAKPEESEAQAAE from the coding sequence ATGAGCAATGTATTACGAGTCGCCCTAGTCGATCCGAAGGACTCATCGCGAGAATCGTTAAAATCGACACTTCTCGGCATGGACATTGTATGGCTGGAAGCCGAGTGCTCGCGCTACGAATTCTTCGCCGACGTTGTCGGCCAGACGAATCCCGATATCGGTATCGTTGCGATCGACTCCGATCCTGAGAAAGCCATTCGTTTGATTCGTGAAGTGCACGAGAATACGCCTGAATGCAGCATCCTGGTCATCAGCGGTTCCAGCGACGGCCAGCTGATTCTCAAAGCGATGCGTGCCGGCGCGAAAGAGTTTCTCACGCAGCCGCTGGATATCGAAGATCTGGTGAGCGCCCTGGAACGCATTGGGCACCACCGCTTCGGTAAAGGTGAATCCAAGACTCGCGGCTGCAAGGTCATCACCGTATGTGGTGCGACCGGTGGCGTCGGCTCGACGAGCATGGCCGTCAACCTGGGCTGTATCCTTGCCGCTCAAGAAGGTAACAACGTCGCCCTGATCGACCTCGATCTGGCCCTGGGGGATAGCGATGTGTTCCTCGACACCATTCCCGATTACACGCTGCTGGACGTAGCACAAAACATCAAGCGACTCGACTTCAACTTGCTGAAGCGTTCGCTGACCCGTCATAGCAGCGGGCTTTACCTGTTGCCGCGCCCGGTACAATTGCAAGAAGAAGCTCCGATCAGCCCCGATGACTTGTCGCGAGTTATCGGTCTGATGAAAGCGACCTTCACCCATCTGATCATCGATACGTCGAAGTCGTACTCTTCGCTCGATATCGTGGCGATGCAGGAAGCGAACATCAACCTGATGACCATTCAACTGGACCTGCCGTGCCTGCGGAACGTGGTTCGTCTGATGATGAGCTTCAGCGAGATCGACGGGATGAAGGAAAAGACCAAAGTCATCGTCAACCGTGTCGGTTTGGATAATGGCGAGATCAGCCTGAAGAAGGCCCAGGAAACGATCGGTAGCGAGATCTACTGGCAGATTCCCAACGAGTACCGTGTGATGGTCGAAGTTCGCAACAACGGGGTGCCATTGATCGAGCAGGCTCCGCGGGCGGGGATCACCCAGGCCCTGATTGGTTTGGCTGAATCGCTTTCCGGCGATGGCACGAAGAAAAACGCCGGTGGAAAATCGGGAATTGGTCGATGGTTCGGCTTCCTCTCTTCGAAGGGGGAAAAGGCCGCAAAGCCGGAAGAATCGGAAGCCCAGGCAGCTGAATAA
- a CDS encoding type II and III secretion system protein family protein, translating into MITKYRFARQLVTTAALIMLSALSGSVQAQNEAPGVNFQVANPNQRLEMIVNSSRIFTLDEKIPKAQVNNPDLIRLTPLSPNKIQVSALKPGVTQVNLWAEDGTIFTVDVIVIGDGRELQMLLESEFPNASIKVRPLASSVVLSGFVDRPDAINRIVQMAEDYYPKVINNITVGGVQQVMLKVKVYEVSRTKLRTMGFDWAAISGNDYIVQSVSGIISSVAQGGGTIASTGADTVTFGVIGNNSSFFGFVEALRQNNLAKLLSEPTINAMSGRPASFLSGGEVPIQVASGLGTTSIEFKEFGTRVDVVPIVLGNGNIRLEVRPLVSEVDSSLAVDGTPGFRTRWVDTAVEMKAGQTFALAGLIQEKIETENRGIPYLADIPWAGAAFRRVQDRRNEVELLIIVTPELVGPLNPGEEPCAMPGTSSGPLNDTELYWRGYMEVPNCGPGSYETGMIGPSGPSVIEGELIEPGTPLMEVPSPTSAPAPKFETNTQMRGVHTPSGRRTTPVSIQPNPGVQPSSGQSSTPVQPTGPMPSMIGPSGYDTLDF; encoded by the coding sequence ATGATTACCAAGTACCGCTTCGCGCGACAGCTTGTCACGACCGCAGCTTTGATCATGCTGTCCGCACTAAGCGGAAGCGTTCAAGCTCAGAACGAGGCCCCCGGCGTCAACTTTCAGGTCGCCAATCCAAATCAGCGGTTGGAGATGATTGTTAACTCCAGCCGCATCTTTACCTTGGATGAGAAGATCCCCAAGGCTCAGGTCAACAACCCGGATCTCATTCGGTTGACGCCGCTGTCGCCGAACAAGATACAGGTCTCGGCCCTGAAGCCAGGCGTCACCCAAGTGAACCTGTGGGCGGAAGACGGCACGATCTTCACGGTTGACGTCATCGTCATCGGTGACGGCCGCGAACTGCAGATGCTTCTGGAAAGCGAATTTCCAAACGCATCCATCAAGGTTCGTCCGCTGGCCAGCAGCGTGGTGCTCTCAGGCTTTGTTGATCGACCTGACGCGATCAACCGCATCGTGCAGATGGCGGAAGACTATTACCCCAAAGTGATCAATAACATCACCGTGGGTGGCGTTCAGCAGGTCATGCTGAAGGTGAAGGTCTACGAAGTTTCGCGAACCAAACTCCGTACGATGGGCTTTGACTGGGCTGCGATCAGCGGGAACGATTACATCGTACAAAGCGTCAGCGGCATTATCTCCAGCGTCGCTCAAGGGGGCGGCACGATCGCCTCGACTGGTGCCGACACGGTTACCTTCGGCGTGATTGGCAATAACAGCTCGTTCTTTGGATTCGTCGAAGCACTGCGTCAGAACAACCTGGCCAAGTTGCTTTCCGAGCCAACCATCAACGCGATGAGCGGCCGTCCGGCCAGCTTCCTTTCCGGTGGTGAAGTGCCGATTCAGGTTGCTTCCGGTCTGGGTACGACTTCGATCGAGTTCAAGGAATTTGGTACCCGCGTCGACGTGGTTCCGATCGTCCTGGGCAATGGCAACATCCGTCTGGAAGTCCGCCCATTGGTCAGCGAAGTCGACTCCAGCCTGGCGGTCGATGGTACGCCTGGTTTCCGCACCCGTTGGGTCGACACGGCCGTCGAAATGAAGGCCGGTCAAACGTTTGCCCTGGCTGGTTTGATTCAGGAAAAGATCGAAACCGAAAACCGCGGTATTCCTTACCTGGCCGACATTCCCTGGGCCGGTGCCGCTTTCCGCCGCGTGCAGGATCGACGCAACGAAGTTGAGCTCCTGATCATCGTGACTCCAGAGTTGGTTGGTCCACTCAATCCAGGCGAAGAGCCATGTGCCATGCCAGGAACTTCAAGCGGTCCGCTCAACGATACCGAGCTGTACTGGCGAGGTTACATGGAAGTGCCTAACTGCGGTCCAGGATCGTACGAAACCGGCATGATCGGTCCATCGGGTCCTTCCGTGATCGAAGGAGAACTGATCGAGCCAGGCACCCCGCTGATGGAAGTTCCATCGCCAACCTCGGCCCCGGCACCGAAGTTCGAAACGAACACGCAGATGCGAGGTGTTCATACTCCTTCGGGACGACGAACGACTCCGGTATCGATTCAGCCAAACCCAGGCGTGCAACCTTCTTCCGGTCAATCGTCAACACCGGTTCAACCGACGGGGCCCATGCCCTCGATGATTGGTCCATCGGGCTATGATACGCTCGATTTTTAG
- the cpaB gene encoding Flp pilus assembly protein CpaB, with protein sequence MRPKSLILIIIALGCGLVASIGISQVLEQQSAQPVPQVEMENIFVALEDIDINEQIKPEMIKLEPWPADKIPEGAIRELENVEDRRPRSRLFAGEVILEGKLFGSDEDQGASKLIPKGYRVHSVRVTAESSASGLILPGDRVDVLVYLQVMNQNKPSQKKQMTRTILTNCRVFAVNEQIHRETDSQGNSIAAKTVSLLVTPKQVEILVLASRLGSLSLSLRPPDETGDDESGTTDDATIAELLGITENADPDMDDQQPKQPAVAQDKKPSGGGFLDFLKNSQAALTSPTVGAMPAPQEPEWTMDLLSPDGVRRFEFGENEELPMEVSPGSSSSRSSTMRTSMPAPMPTLPPGTVGKPSQPVDHGSADGVDMKPSDNDSDSMPAGSDTDFGPDDA encoded by the coding sequence ATGCGTCCTAAATCACTGATTTTGATCATCATCGCACTCGGGTGCGGGCTCGTTGCCTCGATCGGCATCAGCCAGGTGCTCGAGCAGCAATCGGCTCAGCCGGTACCTCAAGTCGAAATGGAGAACATCTTCGTCGCGCTCGAGGACATCGACATCAACGAGCAGATCAAGCCCGAGATGATCAAGCTGGAGCCATGGCCAGCAGATAAAATTCCTGAAGGTGCGATTCGCGAGTTGGAGAACGTCGAAGACCGTCGTCCTCGTTCGCGTCTGTTCGCCGGCGAAGTCATTTTGGAAGGCAAGCTCTTTGGCTCGGACGAAGACCAGGGTGCCTCCAAGCTGATCCCGAAAGGGTATCGCGTTCACTCGGTTCGCGTGACCGCTGAAAGCTCGGCTTCCGGTTTGATTCTGCCCGGCGACCGCGTTGACGTGTTGGTTTATCTGCAAGTGATGAACCAGAACAAGCCAAGCCAAAAGAAGCAAATGACTCGCACGATTCTGACGAACTGCCGCGTCTTTGCTGTGAACGAACAAATTCATCGCGAAACCGATTCGCAGGGCAACTCGATTGCCGCCAAGACGGTCTCGCTGCTGGTGACCCCGAAGCAAGTCGAAATCCTCGTGCTTGCCTCGCGATTGGGAAGCTTGAGCTTGTCGCTGCGTCCACCAGATGAAACGGGTGACGACGAGTCGGGCACGACGGACGATGCCACCATCGCGGAGTTGCTGGGTATCACTGAGAATGCCGATCCCGACATGGACGATCAGCAGCCCAAGCAACCAGCTGTCGCTCAAGACAAAAAGCCATCAGGCGGTGGATTCCTCGATTTCCTGAAGAACTCGCAAGCCGCTCTCACATCGCCTACGGTTGGCGCCATGCCCGCCCCGCAGGAACCGGAATGGACGATGGATTTGCTCAGCCCGGATGGAGTGCGACGCTTTGAATTCGGCGAAAACGAAGAACTTCCAATGGAGGTGAGCCCCGGCTCGTCTTCAAGCCGATCGAGCACGATGCGAACGTCGATGCCAGCACCAATGCCGACTTTGCCGCCTGGCACGGTCGGAAAGCCATCGCAGCCAGTGGACCATGGTTCCGCGGACGGCGTGGATATGAAGCCCAGCGATAACGATAGTGACTCCATGCCAGCGGGGTCGGATACAGACTTTGGACCGGACGACGCCTAA
- a CDS encoding TadE/TadG family type IV pilus assembly protein, whose product MEFAIVAPLFFLLIFGMIEYGRMVMVQQVITNASREGARRAVLDGATTSGVVSAVNEFLDSAAVDSGAADVTVSPDPPENAGFGGAVTVTVQIPFSEVSWLPSPMYLGSTTLEAKTSMRRETVQ is encoded by the coding sequence GTGGAGTTTGCCATTGTGGCTCCGCTGTTTTTCCTGCTGATTTTCGGAATGATCGAGTACGGTCGCATGGTGATGGTGCAGCAAGTGATAACCAACGCGTCACGCGAAGGGGCTCGCCGAGCTGTTTTGGACGGAGCGACTACCTCCGGGGTTGTCTCGGCGGTCAATGAATTCCTCGATTCGGCAGCCGTCGATAGTGGCGCTGCCGACGTCACTGTTTCTCCTGACCCGCCAGAGAACGCTGGGTTTGGCGGGGCCGTGACCGTAACCGTACAGATTCCGTTTTCCGAGGTCAGCTGGTTGCCGTCTCCCATGTACCTGGGATCGACAACCTTGGAAGCGAAGACCTCGATGCGGAGAGAAACCGTTCAATGA
- a CDS encoding A24 family peptidase yields MDLFVSLAEAIAENWPVWVVTFTLILAAVIDGFELKVPNWITFPFVASGWVYSFCAFGLEGLGWSLLGTVVGLVLLLPAYSIGGMGAGDVKLLAGVGAWMHGTHTFYAFCISAIVGAVLAVGMVAVRKAWKKHSNNARIILNEIMTIRDPNQLSSIAAERKPTMLLLPYGIPIAIGTIGYFLWMGLLV; encoded by the coding sequence ATGGATCTTTTTGTAAGCTTGGCGGAAGCAATTGCGGAAAATTGGCCCGTTTGGGTCGTTACTTTTACCTTGATTCTGGCCGCTGTTATCGACGGTTTTGAATTGAAGGTTCCAAATTGGATCACCTTCCCCTTTGTTGCTAGCGGCTGGGTTTACAGCTTCTGCGCGTTTGGGTTGGAAGGACTGGGTTGGAGTTTGCTGGGCACCGTTGTCGGTCTGGTTCTGCTGCTTCCGGCCTATTCGATCGGTGGCATGGGCGCCGGCGACGTGAAGCTTCTGGCAGGCGTCGGAGCTTGGATGCACGGTACGCACACCTTCTATGCCTTCTGCATCTCGGCGATCGTCGGTGCGGTTCTGGCGGTCGGTATGGTTGCCGTTCGCAAGGCCTGGAAGAAGCACTCGAACAACGCTCGAATCATCCTGAACGAGATCATGACCATTCGTGATCCAAACCAGCTTTCGAGCATCGCAGCAGAGCGAAAGCCTACTATGCTGCTACTTCCTTACGGTATTCCGATCGCTATCGGAACCATTGGTTACTTCCTCTGGATGGGACTGCTTGTATGA
- a CDS encoding Flp family type IVb pilin → MQGLIQKVQNFLVSEDGPTAVEYAVMLALIVIVCLTAIQAIGTQANATFTKIGTDMQTANTTGGAV, encoded by the coding sequence ATGCAAGGTCTCATCCAGAAGGTACAGAACTTTCTCGTATCTGAAGACGGTCCCACCGCGGTTGAATATGCCGTGATGCTGGCTCTGATCGTCATCGTATGTCTGACCGCTATTCAAGCGATCGGTACCCAGGCGAACGCTACGTTCACCAAGATCGGTACGGACATGCAAACTGCCAACACCACTGGTGGTGCGGTATAA
- a CDS encoding nucleoside permease, whose amino-acid sequence MLNSKVIGLSVMMFLQFFVWGAWYVTVGNYMKAHGMFDQVGWAYTVAPIAAILSPFFLGFIADRYFASEKVLAVLHLLGAVAMFLVPTAASYGPTAFILTLLVHTLCYMPTLGLTNTLAFHNIEDQEKEFPVVRVFGTIGWIVANITVGTVFGADYSEVQFYITGVAGVVLGLFSFALPHTPPPSAGQKVTIREIAGLDTLSLLKERSFLVFILSSFLICIPLAAYYAFAPVYAGKVGFSSPASVMSFGQGSEIIFMLLMPLFFSRLGVKWMLFVGMAAWVVRYGLFAAADDGNIYALVFLGILLHGICYDFFFVTGFIYTDKKCTKEMRGQAQGFLVLVTQGLGLGIGAQLMNRLVGYYTPQEAKELGAESAKLAKEAFAMTDAEAAKPLFEQADQLAAQASALMNWQMIWLIPCIAAAVIMILFGLLFNEKVDASDEASGDAADEAPATEP is encoded by the coding sequence ATGCTGAATTCCAAGGTCATCGGACTCTCGGTGATGATGTTCCTCCAATTCTTCGTTTGGGGAGCATGGTACGTTACGGTTGGTAACTATATGAAGGCCCATGGTATGTTCGACCAAGTTGGTTGGGCTTATACCGTTGCCCCGATCGCAGCGATCCTTTCTCCATTCTTCCTAGGGTTCATCGCTGACCGCTATTTTGCAAGTGAGAAAGTCCTCGCAGTACTGCATCTCTTAGGTGCCGTTGCGATGTTCCTCGTTCCGACTGCGGCAAGCTATGGTCCGACCGCATTCATTCTGACTTTGTTGGTGCACACGCTTTGTTACATGCCGACCCTTGGGCTAACGAACACGCTTGCGTTCCACAATATTGAAGACCAGGAGAAGGAGTTCCCCGTCGTCCGTGTCTTCGGGACGATTGGCTGGATCGTTGCCAATATAACCGTGGGTACTGTATTTGGTGCCGACTACTCGGAAGTTCAGTTTTACATTACCGGTGTTGCTGGAGTCGTCCTGGGTTTATTCAGCTTTGCTTTACCGCATACGCCGCCACCATCCGCCGGACAGAAAGTTACGATTCGCGAGATTGCTGGTCTCGACACCCTTTCACTGCTGAAAGAGCGTTCCTTTCTCGTATTCATTCTCAGTTCATTTTTGATCTGTATCCCGCTCGCTGCATACTATGCGTTTGCCCCGGTTTATGCGGGTAAGGTTGGATTCTCGAGCCCAGCATCCGTCATGTCGTTCGGGCAAGGGTCCGAAATCATCTTCATGTTATTGATGCCCCTGTTTTTCTCTCGACTCGGTGTCAAGTGGATGTTATTCGTCGGCATGGCGGCTTGGGTTGTTCGGTATGGTCTCTTCGCTGCCGCTGACGACGGAAACATTTATGCGTTGGTGTTTCTGGGCATCTTGCTACATGGGATTTGCTACGACTTTTTCTTCGTTACGGGTTTCATCTATACCGACAAGAAGTGCACGAAAGAGATGCGTGGTCAGGCTCAGGGATTCCTGGTTCTGGTTACTCAGGGGCTTGGCTTAGGAATCGGCGCGCAATTAATGAACCGGCTGGTTGGTTACTACACACCGCAGGAAGCTAAGGAACTAGGTGCCGAGTCGGCAAAACTTGCCAAAGAAGCTTTTGCCATGACCGATGCTGAAGCTGCGAAACCCCTGTTTGAACAAGCTGACCAACTAGCAGCACAGGCGAGTGCTTTGATGAACTGGCAAATGATCTGGCTAATTCCATGTATTGCTGCCGCTGTCATCATGATTTTGTTTGGACTTCTCTTCAATGAGAAGGTTGACGCCTCGGATGAAGCGTCTGGCGACGCCGCCGATGAGGCTCCGGCGACCGAACCGTGA
- a CDS encoding sulfatase: protein MTTRIFPCLLLFLLVSSCLVTTAQAANAKRPNFVFFLVDDLGWADLSCYGSTFHETPNIDALASSGMKFNQAYTACPVCSPTRASILTGRHPVRVDVTDWIPGNGNTGKFLQVHDRDDLALEEVTIAEVLKGKGYQTFFAGKWHLGDEGHWPTDQGFDTNIGGNHKGSPPGGYYAPWKNPTLQAKKDGEYLTERLTEESIHFLETRDAEKPFLLYLCYYNVHTPITPYKKRVEHFQEKAKETFEGKTPTIVEHNGQSRARQDNADYASMVAAVDQSVGDILNKLEQLKLDDNTVVCFFSDNGGLCTLRGPGPTSNLPLRSGKGWLYEGGVRSPMIVRAPSVTTAGTVSEAPVVSTDFFPTMLELAGMPLQPKLHADGLSILNLLKGEKSPEARTLYWHYPHYHGSTWTPGASIRDGDWKLIEFYEYDEVELYNLANDPGEQNDLSKSMPEKTTELREKLKAWQKKMNAKMPQPNPNYRGGAK from the coding sequence ATGACGACTCGAATCTTCCCTTGCCTGCTGCTTTTCTTATTGGTTTCAAGTTGCCTGGTTACGACTGCCCAGGCGGCCAATGCCAAGCGACCGAACTTTGTCTTCTTTCTGGTAGATGACCTGGGCTGGGCAGACCTGTCTTGCTATGGTAGCACTTTCCACGAGACCCCCAATATCGATGCGTTGGCCTCAAGTGGGATGAAATTCAACCAGGCATACACGGCATGCCCGGTGTGCTCGCCGACGCGGGCCTCGATTCTGACCGGCCGCCACCCGGTTCGTGTCGATGTGACCGACTGGATCCCTGGCAATGGAAACACGGGTAAGTTTCTTCAGGTCCATGACCGCGACGACCTGGCTCTCGAAGAAGTAACGATCGCCGAAGTGCTGAAAGGGAAGGGGTATCAGACCTTCTTCGCCGGCAAATGGCACTTGGGCGACGAAGGACATTGGCCCACTGATCAGGGGTTCGATACGAACATCGGCGGCAATCATAAGGGTTCCCCTCCTGGCGGCTATTATGCCCCTTGGAAAAATCCCACGCTTCAAGCGAAGAAGGATGGGGAATACCTGACCGAGCGTTTGACCGAGGAGTCGATTCATTTCCTGGAGACGCGCGACGCCGAAAAGCCCTTCTTGCTTTACCTCTGTTATTACAACGTCCACACCCCCATCACCCCCTACAAAAAGCGGGTGGAGCACTTCCAAGAGAAGGCCAAGGAGACCTTCGAGGGGAAGACCCCTACGATCGTCGAGCACAACGGACAGTCGCGGGCCCGACAGGATAATGCGGACTACGCCTCGATGGTTGCCGCGGTGGATCAGAGCGTGGGGGACATTCTCAATAAGCTCGAACAGTTGAAGCTGGACGACAACACGGTCGTCTGTTTCTTCTCCGATAACGGTGGTCTGTGCACGCTGCGTGGTCCTGGTCCCACGAGTAACTTACCGCTGCGAAGTGGCAAGGGTTGGTTGTACGAAGGAGGCGTGCGTAGCCCGATGATCGTACGAGCCCCCAGTGTGACCACGGCTGGAACCGTCTCGGAGGCACCGGTCGTGAGTACCGACTTCTTTCCAACGATGTTGGAACTGGCCGGCATGCCGCTGCAGCCCAAGCTACATGCCGACGGGCTGTCGATTCTTAACCTTTTAAAAGGAGAGAAATCGCCGGAAGCCCGTACACTTTATTGGCACTACCCCCACTACCATGGTTCGACCTGGACGCCGGGGGCTTCGATTCGTGATGGTGATTGGAAGTTGATCGAGTTTTACGAATATGACGAGGTCGAACTCTACAACCTGGCCAACGACCCCGGCGAACAGAACGACTTGAGCAAGTCGATGCCGGAAAAGACGACCGAGCTTCGCGAGAAGTTAAAGGCTTGGCAGAAGAAGATGAACGCCAAAATGCCACAACCGAACCCAAACTATCGCGGCGGCGCGAAATAG